In a single window of the Leptospira harrisiae genome:
- a CDS encoding DNA-3-methyladenine glycosylase I: protein MATKISTEKQRCSWCLKFDQYIKYHDEEWGVPVHDDRTHFEFLILEGAQAGLSWSTILKKREGYRKVFANFDPVKVARFSEKKIEAILLNPAIIRNRLKVNAAVNNAKRFLEIQKEFGSFDQYIWSFVGQKPINLNRKSLSEVPATTKESDVLSKDLIKRGFKFVGSTVIYAHMQACGLVNDHIESCFRYKELKK, encoded by the coding sequence ATGGCTACAAAAATTTCCACTGAAAAACAAAGATGTTCCTGGTGTCTCAAGTTTGATCAATATATAAAATACCATGATGAGGAATGGGGAGTGCCAGTTCATGATGATAGAACTCATTTTGAATTTTTAATTTTAGAAGGAGCACAAGCGGGTCTTAGTTGGTCAACAATTTTAAAGAAACGAGAAGGTTACAGAAAAGTTTTTGCAAACTTTGATCCAGTCAAAGTAGCAAGATTCAGCGAGAAAAAAATTGAAGCCATTCTACTCAATCCAGCAATCATTCGCAACCGACTAAAAGTAAATGCTGCTGTTAACAATGCAAAACGATTTTTAGAGATTCAAAAAGAATTCGGTTCTTTTGATCAATACATTTGGAGTTTTGTTGGTCAAAAACCTATCAATCTCAATAGAAAAAGTTTAAGTGAAGTCCCTGCCACCACAAAAGAATCAGATGTTTTAAGTAAGGATCTAATCAAACGAGGATTCAAGTTTGTAGGAAGTACGGTCATCTATGCACATATGCAAGCCTGCGGACTTGTCAATGACCATATAGAAAGTTGTTTTCGTTATAAAGAGTTAAAAAAATAA
- a CDS encoding nuclear transport factor 2 family protein yields MTNQTIVETNQEVLKREFLSLMKNIDERKIAEVESAFHSDYTDSVSIKGNTSVFSSDKTKYIDSLKEGKIGGVDRAVTIHSIEFLDQFGFVKADLESPVMKFQSLYTFYNNQDGWKMIKAVVVAEKK; encoded by the coding sequence ATGACAAACCAAACAATAGTAGAAACAAATCAGGAAGTATTGAAAAGAGAGTTCCTCTCTCTTATGAAGAATATTGATGAACGGAAAATTGCAGAAGTGGAATCTGCGTTTCATTCGGACTATACGGATAGCGTATCTATCAAAGGAAATACTTCTGTATTTAGTTCCGATAAAACAAAGTATATTGATTCCCTAAAAGAAGGCAAAATTGGTGGGGTGGACAGGGCTGTGACCATCCATTCGATTGAATTTTTGGATCAATTTGGATTTGTAAAAGCTGATTTGGAAAGTCCAGTGATGAAGTTTCAATCTTTGTATACGTTCTACAACAACCAAGATGGATGGAAGATGATCAAAGCAGTGGTGGTGGCTGAAAAGAAATAA
- a CDS encoding MarR family winged helix-turn-helix transcriptional regulator, translated as MHDSFDLENSYAYLIYRTVRALRRQFMRLASANGLELFPEQWFVLVRLMKQPGCSQSDLGRDFDDRPSMARALRNMEEKGWIKIQSDPEDRRKNQVYPTKKGSEIYELMVTVVTEERKRMFKKLSAQDFKNFKRIIDQIYEESLD; from the coding sequence ATGCATGATTCATTCGATTTAGAAAATTCCTATGCTTATTTGATTTATCGAACAGTGAGAGCCTTGCGACGTCAGTTCATGAGGCTAGCATCGGCCAATGGATTGGAATTATTTCCTGAGCAGTGGTTTGTTCTGGTTCGTTTGATGAAACAACCTGGTTGTAGTCAATCTGATCTGGGAAGGGATTTTGATGATAGACCGTCAATGGCACGTGCGCTTCGAAATATGGAAGAGAAGGGATGGATTAAAATTCAATCTGATCCAGAAGATCGAAGAAAAAACCAGGTTTATCCAACAAAAAAAGGATCTGAGATTTATGAATTGATGGTGACTGTTGTTACAGAGGAACGGAAAAGAATGTTTAAAAAACTTTCGGCCCAGGATTTTAAAAATTTCAAAAGAATCATCGATCAAATTTATGAGGAATCATTGGATTGA
- the rnk gene encoding nucleoside diphosphate kinase regulator — translation MNTQNKICLTHFDYGRLKLMISNHSKTNKVDHNVKDLLGEIERAQKVDSQVIPPNFVTMNSIIELKNLGELEFQEFQLVFPEEANTEENKISVLAPIGTAVLGYKTGDVIQWKFPGGENHFQITKIKYQPEANGDFHL, via the coding sequence ATGAATACGCAAAACAAAATATGTCTAACCCATTTTGACTATGGCCGATTAAAATTAATGATTTCGAATCATAGCAAAACAAACAAAGTGGACCACAATGTTAAAGATCTTTTGGGAGAAATTGAAAGAGCCCAAAAAGTGGACTCACAGGTAATTCCACCTAACTTTGTTACGATGAACTCAATAATCGAGCTGAAAAACCTCGGAGAACTAGAATTTCAAGAATTCCAACTGGTTTTTCCTGAAGAAGCCAACACAGAAGAGAACAAAATTTCAGTGTTAGCACCAATTGGAACCGCCGTTTTAGGATATAAAACCGGAGATGTCATTCAATGGAAATTCCCAGGCGGAGAAAATCATTTTCAAATCACCAAAATCAAATACCAACCGGAAGCAAACGGTGACTTCCATCTCTAA
- a CDS encoding cysteine rich repeat-containing protein, whose protein sequence is MNRFILFLLLSFQISLFAESKPIYEICKPEIATYCLGVKPTKARILQCLKERGKNLSEECTKAENILSETMKEKSQGFCKDDVSEYCRWIIPGGGRILKCLFQNEASISTKCKDVLNET, encoded by the coding sequence ATGAATCGATTTATACTTTTTCTCTTACTCTCTTTTCAGATCAGTTTGTTTGCCGAATCAAAACCAATTTATGAAATTTGTAAACCTGAGATCGCAACTTACTGTTTGGGAGTGAAACCTACCAAAGCTCGGATTTTGCAATGTTTGAAAGAACGTGGAAAAAATTTATCGGAGGAGTGTACCAAAGCTGAAAATATCCTATCGGAAACTATGAAAGAAAAGTCACAGGGATTCTGTAAGGATGATGTAAGTGAATACTGTCGTTGGATCATCCCTGGTGGTGGCCGAATTTTAAAATGTTTATTTCAAAATGAAGCTTCTATTTCAACTAAATGCAAAGATGTATTAAACGAAACCTGA